The Romeriopsis navalis LEGE 11480 DNA window CTCTAGACAGTATTTTCCAGTTGGAGCATCACGATCGACGGCGCTGGATTCAGGAAATTCAGATGATTACATCAACCAAGGACGAATTGTCATGACAGCGCATTCTGTATCCCGCTGGAAAACGATTTTTAGACCAGTACTACTAGTTAGTTTGGCCGTGACAGTGCCCTTGATTGCAGTGCGTTTCATCGGTGGGCTGGAAACGATCGAACTCAGGCAATATGACCAGTTCCTCCGCTGGCGCAGTTCCGGGAAGCCCGATGAACGAATCACAGTCGTAACAATTGATAATGATGATGTTCAAGATCTAGGACAATATCCGCTCAGTAATCAAAAGTTGGCTCAGGTAATTGAAAATTTACGAGATAATAACGCTCGTGTGATTGCCATAGATTTATCACAAGAATCACCGAATAATCTTCAAACTAAAGCAAAAAAATTAAGTAATCTAATAAATCAAAATGCTCAGAGAGACGATCAGATCATTATTGGTTGTCCTGCTGGTCAAATCACTCCCTCGAACAATATCAATGTTCCACCACAGAATTCATTTGCTCTGAGCACAACGCTGCTTGATCGAGATCAGATTCTCCGCCGGGTTGCACTTTCTGCGGAGCGATCGAGTGAAATCCAGTTTAATCGCCCTATCTGTGAAGAAGGAGAGGCACGGGGCTCGCTTGCTAGCTTAAGCCTGGCGGCGGCATCAGCCTATCTCGCAGAAGAGCAAATCAATCGCCAAGAGCAGCCACGACAAATTACATTTGGCGATAAATCACTTAAACAGCTGCATAGCCAGTTTGGTGGATATGCCAGTATCAAAACGCAGTCTAACCAACTAATGCTCAGTTATCGCGGTGGCAGAAAAGCCGTTCAGACTGTGCCGATTACGATGGTATTGGACGATAGTGCTGATCCCAGTTCGCTACACGATCGCATAGTCCTAGTTGGTGATATATCGAGTTTTTCAACTGACAAGTGGGCGACACCTTATCTTAATCAAGGCCAATCAGTGAAAATGCCTGGTGTTTTTATTCGTGCCCAGGCAATCAGCCAGATTTTGGGCTATGTTCTCGATCGAAGACCACTCATTCACAGTTGGCCCAAAGGGTTGGAATATCTCGGATTTTTTGGGGTTGCTTATGGCAGTGGTTTAGCTGCTTGGTATCTGCGGCGTAATAGCATTTTTGCCCTATACGTTGGTGGTCAAGTCTTACTATTTTGGGTGCTGGCTTGTAGTGCATTTCTTCTACAAGGACTCTGGTTGCCGCTGATCCCAACTGTTCTATCGACTACGATTACTGCTCTAAGCGCACGTGTGGTCAGAAATCGTAAGTATCTGATGACCTATGGTAATGGTTTATATAATCAAGTTCATTCGGCGTTGTCTGGTGAATCAGTTGGTCCTGATTATTTAGCAGATCTGGTTGCGCGGGCGCAGTCGCTGCAGCAGGATGGGCATGGTTTGCAAGCTGTACCGGACTCTGTGAAATCAGCATCAGATTCCAGTACTTCGAAACTCCGGGAAAGGATTGAGCGAGATGCACTACAGAAATTTACCCTACAGGGTTTCCGCGAGGTAAGGCAGCAACAGATTAAAACTCTTTTAGAAAGAGCCGAACAACATCGCTTAAAATCTTTTGGAGTCATGTCTTCTTCAGTGATTTCCAGCACGATGCGCGATGCTTCAAGTAATGCTGAGCCACCTGCCTTATCCGATAGCCCCAATCCCAAGGCTCTACCTGAATCTCAACAGCCTGAAATGCCAGCATTAGCAAATCAGGCAGATCATCGACTACATCATTATGTCCAAGCGGCGGATGAGCCTCATTCCAAGGATTCAAACCTGCATCATGCGCAGAGTAGCGATCGTAAGCCTCAAACTGAAGAATCCCAACTCGGCCGGAATTTTCTGAAAATATCTGACTCCATGCATAGCGAGCCTGATAAATTGCTCAACCGTAGGAGCAATGAGCATAAGCCAGTTCAACAACAGTCGATAACCTCCAATGCTGATTCAGCATTTACGTCAAACCCAATTCGAATTGAGGTGGATCAAGCAGAAGGTATTATTTTGGGTTCGGAGGTTAGCGATGAGTAGTCTAACAGATTCAGATGCTGCTAAATGCTTTCCAGAGTTAGGGTCCGCTGCGCCAAGCTATCGCTATCAATCTCATTTGGGTTCACCGGGAAACTATATTGCACCGGCTCGGTTTCTCGATGTCGGAAATACCGAAGAATTAGTAGCCTTGGCCCAGATTGCAGAGACATTTCTGCAAGACCCGATTGCAGCTCAATGGCTATGCGATCGGGTTATCGAAATCATGCATTGGGATATCGAGCTTACACAGGGAAGATGGGGGAGATAGACTATGAATATTAGTGCAGAAAACCAAGCTACCCGACAAATCTCTACACATGAAAAGGGCCAGACTGGAACGGCCTCTGACACGAAGCCAAATGTGCTTAATTATGTAACGACGAATCGTTTTTATGTTGAGATTGGCAATGACATAAAAGCGGCATTTAGTGAATGTTCAGGATTAGATGTACAGATTGATAAGGATGTATACCACGAAGGCGGTGTGAACCATCAGCAGCGCATCTTTCTGAAACAAGCAAAGTTTGGCGATATCACCCTCAAACGCGGTATTACCGAGGATTCAGAATTTTGGCGATGGGTTGAACAATCCTTGATGGCAGGGCAGCAACGGCGACGCAACATCAATATTTTGGTGTTCAACCAGGCTGGGGAAACGATGCAGGCTTGGTTTCTGCTTGGTGCTGTGCCGATCGGCTGGAAAACGCCGTCACTGAAAGCCGATTCTAATTCCGTGGCGATTGAAGAACTCGTCCTTGCCTACGAAGGTCTGAAGGTAAAGCATAAAAAGCGCAGTGGTGGGGCGCAGCATAAAGATATTCAACGTAGTAAGGATGGCTTTTTCGTTGGTTCTGAAACCTGATTGAAATAACTATGGCAACTCCAATTTCTTCCCAATCCTCTTCCCCTCCTCCTTTAGGCATCCAACAGCCATTACTTCCGGCGACGCCTTTGGGGCAGAATATGTTGCAGCCGAAATTCCTCACTCCACTGGGAGCTAGGCCATTAGGAGTGATTAAGCCCAGCATTTTTAATTCGGGGATGATTTCGGCGAAATTGGATGCAGCGGCACCATTTCAGGATTCGCCGTTTTTTGACCCACCTATAAAATCGCCATCCACTGATCGTTCAGCTACACGATCGATTCAACGATTGGAAGAGGTTGATAATTCTGATGCAGCTGAGCCGGGTCTAAATCAGGATGATTCCACGGCACCTGATGTGAGTGCGGTGTTTGATACGTCATTTATTCAGCGAGAAGCTGATTCAAATGCGGATATAGAAGAATCTGAGCCTGCGGCAAATCAAGATACGGATGAGGAGCCGACTCAAACTCCTACATCAGAACTCGTTTCCCGTGAAGCATCTCCCACACAATCGAATGAATCTGAGGAGAGTGCTCCGGCGATCCAAGCAAAGTTAGAGGATTCAGAAGCCGATATGCCTGTTAGTGCGAGGGATGCATCTGAAACAGTATCACGATCTCCAGAGTCATCAGATGAGGAAATGCCGGGCGTAACATCGGAAATTCAGCAAGTCGCTTTACCAGCAAAGGAAACTGCTAAATCTGATCAAGATGGGGGCCAAGATAAGATGGTGCTCCAACGGCAGGTAGATGCTGTATCGGAAGTACCAGTACGGCTTGATAGTGGGAATATAGAATCATCTGAGGATATTCAACCGCAACAAGAGGAAGTGCCAAATTCGGAGGATACGTCTCCTGAACAGGTTGCACGATCGTCTGAGACTGAATCATCTGAGGATGGTATGAGTGATGGTGATGCAGCGTCGATGGTACAGTCGAAGCCGGATGATACTGACGAAATGCAGTCCGATGATAGGAGTCAGTCTGAAACGGTATCAAGATCGGTGCAATCTGATGATGATACTTCTGATACTGATACGGTAGATAGTCCAGCTGTTCAGGCTATACCTACTGAGGATTCTGAGAGTGGCAATGAAATGCCGCTTGAAGATAACGCAAGTGTTTCCGAAACGGTGTCACGATCGATAGAATCTGATGATGGCAGTTCTGATGCTGATACTGATCTGGCAGAAAGTTCAACCGTTCAGGCTGTATCGGCTGAGGACTCGAAGGATATTGCGAGAAATCCTGAAAATACTCCTTATGCAGTCCTACCCGCTTTGCAACGGGATGAGGATGCTGCGGAGATAGTTACCGGACCTGAAGCGACTATACAAAATCGTGTTGATGATGCAGCTAGCGCTGGGCCAGATGATGAAACAATTCAGCCAGTGAGTGATGTATCGCGTGATCATGGTGGTGAGATAGAGCAGGGGCCTGATGCCCAATTGAAGCCGGATGATGAGACGACTGAGAGTACGAATAATAATGTTCAAGCGAATGCAGTAGAACCAAATTCACCGATTTCTGACACAGGAGAAGATACTCCACAAAACGATGTTAACGAAGTACAAGTGGTTCAGCAAGCGGCTGAGTCTTCTATCGTACAAGCTGAACCAGCGACCTCTGAGCTTAGCTCAGAGGAAGATAATGCTGCTTCAACAGAGGTGCAGAAAGCTCCGGTAGCAGTTGTGGATGAAGCGCCTCAGGCAGAAACCGTGGATGAGCCACCCGCCAGTGAGACGCAGCCCGAGGTCATGGCAGTGGCTGACGAGTCAGATGATCGTCTGCCAGATATGCAGGCGGATGCTTCGGTTGCTCCTAGTGAGTCGTCTCCAGAAGTGCAGAAATCTGTAGAGCCTACTGTTAGCCGCAATGCAGATGACGAGTCAGATGATTCAGTGGTAGCTTCTGAGCCGCCGGAGGTGATGCAAGTTGCTGACGAGGAGTCAGAGGATATTCAACGTGAGGTGGCTAGTGCGCCTGTGGAGGATGGCGAGGACGCAATGCCGATCGCGAAGATGCCGACAGGTGCTGAAGTGGGGGAAAGTGATGCCGCGCCAGAGACAGCTCCACCATCATA harbors:
- a CDS encoding phage tail protein; translation: MNISAENQATRQISTHEKGQTGTASDTKPNVLNYVTTNRFYVEIGNDIKAAFSECSGLDVQIDKDVYHEGGVNHQQRIFLKQAKFGDITLKRGITEDSEFWRWVEQSLMAGQQRRRNINILVFNQAGETMQAWFLLGAVPIGWKTPSLKADSNSVAIEELVLAYEGLKVKHKKRSGGAQHKDIQRSKDGFFVGSET
- a CDS encoding DUF6760 family protein; its protein translation is MAFHFHWSLDSIFQLEHHDRRRWIQEIQMITSTKDELS
- a CDS encoding CHASE2 domain-containing protein, whose translation is MTAHSVSRWKTIFRPVLLVSLAVTVPLIAVRFIGGLETIELRQYDQFLRWRSSGKPDERITVVTIDNDDVQDLGQYPLSNQKLAQVIENLRDNNARVIAIDLSQESPNNLQTKAKKLSNLINQNAQRDDQIIIGCPAGQITPSNNINVPPQNSFALSTTLLDRDQILRRVALSAERSSEIQFNRPICEEGEARGSLASLSLAAASAYLAEEQINRQEQPRQITFGDKSLKQLHSQFGGYASIKTQSNQLMLSYRGGRKAVQTVPITMVLDDSADPSSLHDRIVLVGDISSFSTDKWATPYLNQGQSVKMPGVFIRAQAISQILGYVLDRRPLIHSWPKGLEYLGFFGVAYGSGLAAWYLRRNSIFALYVGGQVLLFWVLACSAFLLQGLWLPLIPTVLSTTITALSARVVRNRKYLMTYGNGLYNQVHSALSGESVGPDYLADLVARAQSLQQDGHGLQAVPDSVKSASDSSTSKLRERIERDALQKFTLQGFREVRQQQIKTLLERAEQHRLKSFGVMSSSVISSTMRDASSNAEPPALSDSPNPKALPESQQPEMPALANQADHRLHHYVQAADEPHSKDSNLHHAQSSDRKPQTEESQLGRNFLKISDSMHSEPDKLLNRRSNEHKPVQQQSITSNADSAFTSNPIRIEVDQAEGIILGSEVSDE